Below is a window of Pyrobaculum aerophilum str. IM2 DNA.
AGAAAGTAGGCGGAGTGGTGCACTCAGTTGACGAGGTAGTTGTCGGCGAGTATATCCCTGAGGCGGGAAGGACGGCGTGAGGTATCTAGTACTCGGCGCAATAGACGGGATTATTACCGCGGGCACGCTCTCCGCCTCGTTGTTATTAAAAGGCGGCCAGATAAGCCTCGACTTAGCCCTTTCTATTGCCGTAGTGGTGGCCACTATTAATTCCTTGACAGTGTTCGTGGCTGAGTACTCACATCAAATGAAAGAGGTCAGGGAGTACGCATACAAACTGTCGCTTAAAGAAGAGCAGAGGGGCTGGACTTTACTACACACCCGCGCTCTCTACTCCACCGCCCTCTCGGCTCTGGCGAATTTCGCGGCGTCTTTTTCAGGGGCGTTGATAATTTTAATACCTGCCTATTTCACGCCGCATGTAGCTATGGCGGCCGTGGCGGCGGCCATTATAGCGACTAGTCTTGTGCTGGCTGGGCGCTCATGGAGGGAGTTTGTTGAGCTCGCAATTATGATATCGCTGGCAGTTGCCGCGGGGCTGACAGTGGGGCTTATGTTTCCAATTATTTAAATACTCAAACACGTAGGGACGTGGCCACCTTACCCATAGAGTATCTCAGAACCACCCGCTTGTTTAGAGAGAGGGTAGGAGACGTTGAGCTTATTTCGTTTGAAGTCCCTGTGCATAAGTATTTCTCGAGAAATGAAATACCGTATCTCGCCACGGCTCTAGATGTAGATCTCCGCAAGATGGAAAACATGATCGCCGATATGAAATACGGCAGAGTCGCCGTAGAGAAGCTCTGGGCGTATAGGCTAGACGCCGATGTTTTACGCGAGAACAAAAAGGTGTTGTTGCCAGATCTCGCCAGCAACCCCGTTGATGGAGAAGTAGACGAGCTAGAAGACGCGAAGATCATAAAGATACACATCGGCCCGCTGAGGGAATACATTAGAATTTTCGTAAGGCCAAGACAGGGATTTAGAGAAGTCATAGTGTACAGAAAACCCCCGCATCCCGCCTTAATTAGATACGTGGCGTATTTATGAAAGTGGCGGTTGTGGGAATTGGGGGGTGGGGGAAAAATCACTTACGCGTAGTGGCGCAATTAAGAGGCGAGGGGTTAGTAGATACAATATACGCCGTGGATATTGACGAGTCTAGGCTGAGATGGGCAGAAAAAGTATACGGCGCAGTGGCGGTGAGGGGCGTTGACGCCGCCGCCAATATAGACGTCGACGCGGCCATTGTGGCAACCCCCACTACGTTACACGCTGCCCACGCCTCTGTATTTCTCTCAAGGGGGATACCGACGCTGGTGGAAAAGCCCTTTGCCGCGAGCCTCCAAGAGGCGTATCAATTAATTGATATCGCCGGCAAGACGCTCGTGAGTACGGGGTATTTACTGCGTTTTCACCAAGGCGTGAGATACGTTAAGAACAACTTAGACAAGCTGGGCCGCTTCCTCACGGCATATGGCAAGAGGACATCTAGGTGGCCGTTGAGGCCGGGCGATGTGGGCGTGGTAAAAGATTTGGCGATACACGACATTGATTTAGTCACTTATATCACCGGTCTGAGGGCGACTTCCGTATACGCCTCCGGCGGGTCTACTAGGGGCATGTATGAGGATCATGTACAGATTTTCTCACATTACGACGGAGCCTCGGCTATTTACGAGGCCAACTGGCTGACGCCGTATAAATTCAGAAAACTGGAGCTCACAGGTGAGCAGGGCATATTTATTGTGGATTTCGCTACTGACGAAATATACTTTTACGGCGAAGAGGGAGTCTACCGTCCCAGGCTTGAAATAGCCGAGCCCCTCCTCATACAAGACAGAGAGTTTCTCAAGGCGGCTTCCGGCAGAGGCGGCGAGGTGGTGAACAGAGAGGACATTATATACACAATGAAATTCTGTGAGGCGGCCATCCTGTCAATAAAAACTGGGAGGGCAGTCAGTCTCGGCGATTTATAAAGACGTATACTTAGTCCTTTTTACGGGTTGGCCATTTTTAAAAAAGAGCCCACAAGTGTATGAAACCCGGCGAAGAGCTGGACCTCATAGAGTTGGACAAGTTGGACATGGGCAAGGATTTCAAAATAATTTTGTCGAGGGTATTGAACGGGTCTAATGTATATATAGTAGGCCCGCCCGGAAGCGGCAAGACGGCCATGCTCCGTAAACTAGGCCTCTACCTCTCAAG
It encodes the following:
- a CDS encoding Gfo/Idh/MocA family protein, with the protein product MKVAVVGIGGWGKNHLRVVAQLRGEGLVDTIYAVDIDESRLRWAEKVYGAVAVRGVDAAANIDVDAAIVATPTTLHAAHASVFLSRGIPTLVEKPFAASLQEAYQLIDIAGKTLVSTGYLLRFHQGVRYVKNNLDKLGRFLTAYGKRTSRWPLRPGDVGVVKDLAIHDIDLVTYITGLRATSVYASGGSTRGMYEDHVQIFSHYDGASAIYEANWLTPYKFRKLELTGEQGIFIVDFATDEIYFYGEEGVYRPRLEIAEPLLIQDREFLKAASGRGGEVVNREDIIYTMKFCEAAILSIKTGRAVSLGDL